From Streptomyces sp. TLI_053, a single genomic window includes:
- a CDS encoding immune inhibitor A domain-containing protein, with the protein MTRKAASAASVVAVIAALGAGLLPSTAVAAGAAPVPQDPADAVQTSTEHNIPGPLTEKVEAEQKAATEQLLAGTAQIEQHGGGSSIKLGKDKYVELARERTDKIFTILVEFGDEVDNTTKTPDGKIKYGGQPGPQRNQIEKPDAATNNSTLWQADYNQQHYQDLYFSKTGDSLKTFYEKQSSGRYSVDGQVTDWVKIKYNEARYGSDYCGQHVCANAQDLIRDAIDTWVADQKAKGQTDAQIKATIAQYDLWDRYDYNHNGNFNEPDGYIDHFQIVHAGEDQSAGGGKQGTDALWAHRSYVYGTGAGTTGPATNKLGGTPVGSTGVWVGDYTMQPENGGLGVFAHEYGHDLGLPDLYDTSGSGIDNSVGFWSLMSSGSWLGEGKNSIGDMPNDLDAWSKLKLGWLKYDKAKAGTESTHHIGPVEYNSALPQALVVDLPKKSVTTTINKPYAGANEWWSGSADDLNVSLTRDLDLTGKTKAALSAKAWYDIEQDFDYGYAEVSTDGGANWSALEGTYNGVALPKDPSGKASLTGNSGDKWGDLAFPLDAYAGKAVKVRFRYTTDGGLHLKGLALDDIAVTADGANVFTDGAENGDNGWTAKGFSRTTGSFTNDYNQYYIAENRQYVSYDRTLKVGPYNFGFADKPLWVEHYPYQAGLLIWYWDESQTDNNVTNHPGQGLILPVDSHPTPLKWKDGTLMRPRINGYDSTFGSRRTDGLTLHKAGVETVVPKAKGVDEFSDLKSYWTKDNPYSSVIVPKTGTSIEVENESSNYLETWIRVRPVDN; encoded by the coding sequence ATGACCAGGAAAGCCGCTTCGGCCGCCTCAGTCGTGGCGGTCATAGCCGCGCTCGGCGCGGGACTGCTCCCGAGCACGGCGGTCGCCGCCGGCGCCGCCCCCGTCCCGCAGGACCCGGCCGACGCCGTTCAGACCAGCACTGAGCACAACATTCCCGGCCCGCTGACCGAGAAGGTCGAGGCCGAGCAGAAGGCCGCCACCGAGCAGCTGCTCGCCGGCACCGCCCAGATCGAGCAGCACGGCGGCGGCTCCAGCATCAAGCTGGGCAAGGACAAGTACGTCGAGCTGGCCCGTGAGCGCACGGACAAGATCTTCACCATCCTGGTGGAGTTCGGCGACGAGGTGGACAACACCACCAAGACCCCGGACGGCAAGATCAAGTACGGCGGCCAGCCCGGCCCGCAGCGCAACCAGATCGAGAAGCCGGACGCCGCGACCAACAACTCCACCCTCTGGCAGGCTGACTACAACCAGCAGCACTACCAGGACCTGTACTTCAGCAAGACCGGCGACTCGCTGAAGACCTTCTACGAGAAGCAGTCCTCGGGCCGCTACTCGGTCGACGGTCAGGTCACCGACTGGGTGAAGATCAAGTACAACGAGGCCCGTTACGGCTCGGACTACTGCGGCCAGCACGTCTGCGCCAACGCGCAGGACCTGATCCGCGACGCGATCGACACCTGGGTCGCCGACCAGAAGGCCAAGGGCCAGACGGACGCGCAGATCAAGGCCACCATCGCGCAGTACGACCTGTGGGACCGGTACGACTACAACCACAACGGCAACTTCAACGAGCCGGACGGTTACATCGACCACTTCCAGATCGTGCACGCCGGTGAGGACCAGTCGGCGGGCGGCGGCAAGCAGGGTACTGACGCCCTGTGGGCCCACCGCTCGTACGTCTACGGCACCGGCGCCGGCACCACCGGTCCGGCCACCAACAAGCTGGGCGGCACCCCCGTCGGCAGCACCGGTGTCTGGGTCGGCGACTACACCATGCAGCCCGAGAACGGCGGCCTCGGTGTCTTCGCCCACGAGTACGGCCACGACCTCGGTCTGCCGGACCTCTACGACACCTCCGGCAGCGGCATCGACAACTCGGTCGGCTTCTGGTCGCTGATGTCGTCCGGCTCCTGGCTCGGCGAGGGCAAGAACTCGATCGGCGACATGCCGAACGACCTCGACGCCTGGAGCAAGCTCAAGCTCGGCTGGCTGAAGTACGACAAGGCCAAGGCCGGCACCGAGTCGACCCACCACATCGGCCCGGTCGAGTACAACAGCGCGCTCCCGCAGGCGCTCGTCGTCGACCTGCCGAAGAAGTCGGTCACCACCACCATCAACAAGCCCTACGCGGGTGCGAACGAGTGGTGGAGCGGCAGCGCGGACGACCTGAACGTCTCGCTGACCCGTGACCTCGACCTGACCGGCAAGACCAAGGCCGCGCTGTCGGCCAAGGCCTGGTACGACATCGAGCAGGACTTCGACTACGGCTACGCCGAGGTCTCCACCGACGGCGGCGCCAACTGGTCCGCCCTCGAGGGCACCTACAACGGCGTCGCGCTGCCGAAGGACCCCTCCGGCAAGGCCTCGCTGACCGGCAACTCGGGCGACAAGTGGGGCGACCTCGCCTTCCCGCTGGACGCCTACGCCGGCAAGGCCGTCAAGGTCCGCTTCCGCTACACCACCGACGGCGGTCTGCACCTCAAGGGCCTGGCGCTGGACGACATCGCGGTGACCGCGGACGGCGCCAACGTCTTCACCGACGGTGCCGAGAACGGTGACAACGGCTGGACCGCCAAGGGCTTCTCGCGGACCACCGGCTCGTTCACCAACGACTACAACCAGTACTACATCGCCGAGAACCGGCAGTACGTGTCGTACGACCGCACCCTCAAGGTCGGCCCGTACAACTTCGGCTTCGCCGACAAGCCGCTCTGGGTCGAGCACTACCCGTACCAGGCCGGTCTGCTGATCTGGTACTGGGACGAGTCGCAGACCGACAACAACGTCACCAACCACCCGGGTCAGGGCCTGATCCTGCCGGTCGACTCGCACCCGACCCCGCTGAAGTGGAAGGACGGCACGCTGATGCGCCCGCGCATCAACGGCTACGACTCCACCTTCGGCTCGCGCCGCACCGACGGTCTGACCCTGCACAAGGCGGGCGTCGAGACGGTCGTCCCGAAGGCCAAGGGTGTCGACGAGTTCTCCGACCTGAAGTCCTACTGGACCAAGGACAACCCGTACAGCAGCGTCATCGTCCCGAAGACGGGCACCAGCATCGAGGTCGAGAACGAGTCCTCGAACTACCTGGAGACCTGGATCCGCGTCCGCCCGGTCGACAACTGA
- a CDS encoding ATP-dependent Clp protease ATP-binding subunit, with amino-acid sequence MFERFTDRARRVVVLAQEEARMLNHNYIGTEHILLGLIHEGEGVAAKALESLGISLEAVRQQVEEIIGQGQQAPSGHIPFTPRAKKVLELSLREALQLGHNYIGTEHILLGLIREGEGVAAQVLVKLGADLNRVRQQVIQLLSGYQTPGGKESATAGGPAEGTPSTSLVLDQFGRNLTQAAREAKLDPVIGREKEIERVMQVLSRRTKNNPVLIGEPGVGKTAVVEGLAQAIVKGEVPETLKDKQLYTLDLGALVAGSRYRGDFEERLKKVLKEIRTRGDIILFIDELHTLVGAGAAEGAIDAASILKPMLARGELQTIGATTLDEYRKHLEKDAALERRFQPIQVAEPSLPHTIEILKGLRDRYEAHHRVSITDAALVAAATLADRYISDRFLPDKAIDLIDEAGSRMRIRRMTAPPDLREFDEKIADVRREKESAIDAQDFEKAASLRDDEKQLLQAKAKREKEWKAGDMDVVAEVDEELIAEVLATATGIPVFKLTEEETSRLLRMEDELHKRVIGQKDAIKALSQAIRRTRAGLKDPKRPGGSFIFAGPSGVGKTELSKTLAEFLFGDEDALIALDMSEFSEKHTVSRLFGSPPGYVGYEEGGQLTEKVRRKPFSVVLFDEVEKAHPDIFNSLLQILEDGRLTDSQGRVVDFKNTVIIMTTNLGTRDISKGFNLGFAAQGDTQTGYERMKAKVGEELKQHFRPEFLNRVDDIVVFHQLSEEDIIQIVDLMIDKVDERLKDKDMGLELSVEAKKLLAKRGYDPILGARPLRRTIQREIEDHLSEKILFGELRAGHIVVVGVEGEGKDAKFTFRGEEKSAVADTPAAVASPGPDLTK; translated from the coding sequence ATGTTCGAGAGGTTCACCGACCGCGCGCGGCGGGTTGTCGTCCTGGCTCAGGAAGAAGCCCGGATGCTCAACCACAACTACATCGGCACCGAGCACATCCTCCTGGGTCTGATCCACGAGGGTGAGGGTGTCGCCGCTAAGGCCCTGGAGAGCCTCGGGATTTCTCTTGAGGCCGTTCGCCAGCAGGTCGAGGAGATCATCGGCCAGGGCCAGCAGGCCCCGTCCGGTCACATTCCCTTCACCCCGCGGGCCAAGAAGGTCCTGGAGCTGTCGCTCCGGGAGGCCCTGCAGCTCGGCCACAACTACATCGGCACCGAGCACATCCTGCTCGGCCTGATCCGCGAGGGCGAGGGCGTCGCCGCCCAGGTCCTGGTGAAGCTGGGCGCCGACCTGAACCGGGTCCGTCAGCAGGTCATCCAGCTGCTCTCCGGTTACCAGACCCCCGGCGGCAAGGAGTCGGCCACGGCCGGCGGGCCCGCCGAGGGCACCCCGTCGACCTCGCTGGTCCTGGACCAGTTCGGCCGCAACCTCACCCAGGCCGCCCGCGAGGCCAAGCTCGACCCGGTGATCGGGCGCGAGAAGGAGATCGAGCGGGTCATGCAGGTGCTGTCCCGCCGCACCAAGAACAACCCGGTCCTGATCGGTGAGCCCGGCGTCGGCAAGACCGCCGTCGTCGAGGGCCTGGCCCAGGCGATCGTCAAGGGCGAGGTCCCGGAGACGCTCAAGGACAAGCAGCTCTACACGCTGGACCTGGGCGCCCTGGTGGCCGGCTCGCGCTACCGCGGTGACTTCGAGGAGCGCCTGAAGAAGGTCCTCAAGGAGATCCGCACCCGCGGCGACATCATCCTGTTCATCGACGAGCTGCACACCCTGGTCGGCGCGGGCGCCGCCGAGGGTGCCATCGACGCCGCCTCGATCCTCAAGCCGATGCTGGCCCGCGGTGAGCTCCAGACCATCGGTGCCACCACGCTCGACGAGTACCGCAAGCACCTGGAGAAGGACGCCGCGCTGGAGCGCCGCTTCCAGCCGATCCAGGTCGCCGAGCCCTCGCTGCCGCACACCATCGAGATCCTCAAGGGCCTGCGCGACCGCTACGAGGCCCACCACCGGGTCTCGATCACGGACGCCGCCCTGGTCGCCGCCGCCACCCTGGCCGACCGGTACATCTCGGACCGCTTCCTGCCGGACAAGGCGATCGACCTGATCGACGAGGCCGGCTCCCGGATGCGCATCCGCCGGATGACCGCGCCGCCGGACCTGCGCGAGTTCGACGAGAAGATCGCCGACGTGCGCCGCGAGAAGGAGAGCGCGATCGACGCGCAGGACTTCGAGAAGGCCGCGTCCCTGCGCGACGACGAGAAGCAGCTCCTGCAGGCCAAGGCCAAGCGCGAGAAGGAGTGGAAGGCCGGCGACATGGATGTCGTCGCGGAGGTCGACGAGGAGCTCATCGCCGAGGTCCTGGCCACCGCCACCGGCATCCCGGTCTTCAAGCTGACCGAGGAGGAGACCTCCCGGCTGCTGCGCATGGAGGACGAGCTGCACAAGCGCGTCATCGGCCAGAAGGACGCCATCAAGGCGCTCTCCCAGGCCATCCGGCGCACCCGTGCGGGCCTCAAGGACCCGAAGCGTCCCGGCGGCTCGTTCATCTTCGCCGGCCCGTCCGGCGTCGGAAAGACCGAGCTGTCCAAGACGCTCGCCGAGTTCCTCTTCGGCGACGAGGACGCGCTGATCGCGCTGGACATGTCGGAGTTCTCGGAGAAGCACACCGTCTCCCGGCTCTTCGGCTCGCCCCCCGGCTACGTCGGCTACGAGGAGGGCGGCCAGCTCACCGAGAAGGTGCGCCGCAAGCCGTTCTCCGTCGTCCTCTTCGACGAGGTGGAGAAGGCCCACCCGGACATCTTCAACTCGCTGCTGCAGATCCTGGAGGACGGTCGGCTGACCGACTCCCAGGGCCGCGTGGTCGACTTCAAGAACACCGTCATCATCATGACGACCAACCTCGGCACCCGGGACATCTCCAAGGGCTTCAACCTGGGCTTCGCGGCCCAGGGCGACACCCAGACCGGGTACGAGCGGATGAAGGCGAAGGTCGGCGAGGAGCTCAAGCAGCACTTCCGCCCCGAGTTCCTGAACCGCGTCGACGACATCGTGGTCTTCCACCAGCTGTCCGAGGAAGACATCATCCAGATCGTCGACCTCATGATCGACAAGGTGGACGAGCGGCTCAAGGACAAGGACATGGGCCTGGAGCTCAGCGTCGAGGCCAAGAAGCTGCTGGCCAAGCGCGGCTACGACCCGATCCTGGGCGCCCGGCCGCTGCGCCGGACCATCCAGCGCGAGATCGAGGACCACCTCTCCGAGAAGATCCTCTTCGGCGAGCTGCGGGCCGGCCACATCGTGGTCGTCGGCGTCGAGGGCGAGGGCAAGGACGCGAAGTTCACCTTCCGCGGCGAGGAGAAGTCCGCGGTCGCGGACACTCCGGCCGCTGTCGCCTCGCCGGGTCCCGACCTGACGAAGTAG
- a CDS encoding Lsr2 family protein: protein MAQRVQVILEDDLDGGSADETVTFALDGVAYEIDLKSVNADKLRDLLAPYVEKGRKQSGRLAGPRRAGRSTAPRPSGSVPDTAKIRAWAKEQGLEVNDRGRVPSNVREAYEKANAA from the coding sequence GTGGCACAGAGGGTGCAGGTCATTCTTGAAGACGATCTCGACGGCGGGTCGGCGGACGAGACGGTGACGTTCGCCCTGGACGGCGTTGCCTACGAGATCGATCTGAAGAGCGTCAACGCGGACAAGCTCCGCGATCTGCTGGCGCCGTACGTCGAGAAGGGCCGCAAGCAGAGCGGCCGCCTCGCTGGCCCCCGCCGCGCGGGCCGCAGCACCGCCCCGCGCCCGTCCGGCAGCGTCCCGGACACCGCCAAGATCCGCGCGTGGGCCAAGGAGCAGGGCCTGGAGGTCAACGACCGCGGCCGCGTCCCCAGCAATGTGCGCGAGGCCTACGAGAAGGCCAACGCGGCCTGA
- a CDS encoding amino-acid N-acetyltransferase, producing the protein MEVTIRRARTTDVRAVRTLIDTYSRDGILLDKPTVTLFESVQEFWVAERDDNGTVVACGALHVMWEDLAEVRTLAVDESCRGHGVGHLLLEKLLQTARWLGVRRIFCLTFEVPFFAKHGFVEIGEVQETDDGTTDPAAIATDVYEELLRSYDEGVAEFLDLERVKPNTLGNSRMLLHL; encoded by the coding sequence ATGGAGGTCACCATCCGCCGGGCGCGGACCACGGACGTTCGGGCAGTGCGCACGCTCATCGACACCTACTCGCGCGACGGGATTCTGCTCGACAAGCCCACCGTCACGCTGTTCGAATCGGTGCAGGAGTTCTGGGTCGCGGAACGCGACGACAACGGGACGGTGGTGGCCTGCGGCGCGCTGCACGTCATGTGGGAGGACCTCGCCGAGGTCCGCACGCTCGCCGTCGACGAGTCCTGCCGCGGCCACGGCGTCGGGCACCTGCTGCTGGAGAAGCTGCTGCAGACCGCCCGCTGGCTCGGCGTCCGTCGGATTTTCTGCTTGACGTTCGAGGTCCCGTTCTTCGCGAAACACGGTTTCGTGGAGATCGGAGAGGTCCAGGAAACCGATGATGGTACGACAGACCCGGCGGCGATCGCTACGGATGTCTATGAAGAACTTCTCCGCTCGTACGATGAAGGTGTTGCCGAGTTCCTCGACCTGGAGCGGGTGAAGCCCAACACGCTGGGCAACTCGCGCATGCTGCTGCACCTGTGA
- a CDS encoding BlaI/MecI/CopY family transcriptional regulator, with product MVRQLGELENAIMTRVWQWNRPVTVREVLLDLRSEREIAYTTVMTVLDKLHRKGWLRRERVGRAYRYEPVSSREAYTAALMNDAWATGDNPAAALVHFFGLMSPEQREALRDALRVAALFPTDPAAPDSPESGARSGPESGPDTGETGSAPAR from the coding sequence ATGGTCCGGCAACTCGGCGAACTTGAGAACGCCATCATGACCCGGGTGTGGCAGTGGAACCGACCGGTCACGGTTCGCGAGGTCCTTCTGGATCTGCGGTCGGAACGGGAAATCGCGTACACCACGGTGATGACCGTCCTGGACAAGCTGCACCGAAAGGGCTGGCTCCGCCGGGAGCGCGTCGGCCGGGCCTATCGATATGAACCGGTCTCCTCGCGCGAGGCGTACACGGCCGCCCTGATGAACGACGCCTGGGCCACCGGCGACAATCCGGCCGCGGCCCTGGTGCACTTCTTCGGCCTGATGTCGCCCGAGCAACGGGAGGCGCTGCGGGACGCCCTGCGGGTGGCCGCTCTGTTCCCGACCGATCCGGCGGCCCCGGATTCTCCGGAGAGCGGGGCGCGGAGCGGACCGGAGAGCGGACCGGATACCGGGGAGACCGGATCGGCGCCGGCACGATAA
- the lysX gene encoding bifunctional lysylphosphatidylglycerol synthetase/lysine--tRNA ligase LysX, producing MSDQSPITATDDLPEQMRVRREKLDRLRAAGIDPYPVGFPRTSTIADLRDKHPDLAPDTATGERAGITGRVVLSRTGGKLCFATLRDGSGDLQVMLSLDKLGEERLAAWKSDIDLGDQVGVEGEVITSRRGELSVMVDRWELTAKCLRPLPDKHKGLTDPEARVRQRYVDLIVNPEAREILHLRSRVVRSIRRTYEERGYIEVETPMLQPVHGGANARPFKTHINAYDIDLFMRIAPELYLKRLVVGGAEKVFEINRNFRNEGADSTHNPEFTSLESYEAYGDYDTQAELIRATIVNAARDALGTTVIKGVDPHGVEHEIDLAEPWDEVSVYPGISAHLGTEVTPETGVEELRKLASEHGIPFEKEWGHGQIVLEMVERLLEENAVRPTFIKDYPTEVSPLTRQHRSIAGVAEKWDLVIFGTEIGTAYSELIDPVEQRARLTAQSLLAAGGDVEAMQIDEDFLRALEYAMPPTGGLGLGVDRLIMLLTGKNIRETVLFPLVKPEPKASAGTAEQTEEE from the coding sequence GTGAGCGATCAGAGTCCCATCACCGCGACCGACGACCTTCCCGAGCAGATGCGCGTCCGGCGCGAGAAGCTGGACCGGCTCCGGGCCGCCGGCATCGACCCGTACCCGGTCGGCTTCCCCCGTACCAGCACCATCGCCGACCTCCGGGACAAGCACCCGGACCTGGCCCCGGACACCGCGACCGGCGAGCGGGCCGGCATCACCGGCCGGGTGGTGCTCTCCCGCACCGGTGGCAAGCTCTGCTTCGCGACCCTGCGCGACGGCTCCGGCGACCTCCAGGTGATGCTGTCCCTGGACAAGCTGGGCGAGGAGCGGCTGGCGGCCTGGAAGTCGGACATCGACCTCGGCGACCAGGTCGGCGTCGAGGGCGAGGTGATCACCTCCCGGCGCGGCGAGCTGTCGGTGATGGTGGACCGCTGGGAGCTCACCGCCAAGTGCCTGCGCCCGCTGCCCGACAAGCACAAGGGCCTGACCGACCCGGAGGCCCGGGTCCGCCAGCGGTACGTGGACCTGATCGTCAACCCCGAGGCCCGCGAGATCCTGCACCTCCGCTCCAGGGTGGTCCGCTCGATCCGCCGCACCTACGAGGAGCGCGGCTACATCGAGGTCGAGACCCCGATGCTGCAGCCGGTGCACGGCGGCGCCAACGCGCGTCCGTTCAAGACGCACATCAACGCCTACGACATCGACCTCTTCATGCGGATCGCCCCCGAGCTGTACCTCAAGCGGCTGGTGGTCGGCGGCGCGGAGAAGGTCTTCGAGATCAACCGCAACTTCCGCAACGAGGGCGCGGACTCCACCCACAACCCGGAGTTCACCTCGCTGGAGTCGTACGAGGCCTACGGCGACTACGACACCCAGGCCGAGCTGATCCGGGCCACCATCGTCAACGCGGCCCGGGACGCGCTGGGCACCACGGTGATCAAGGGCGTGGACCCGCACGGCGTGGAGCACGAGATCGACCTCGCCGAGCCCTGGGACGAGGTGAGCGTCTACCCCGGCATCTCCGCGCACCTGGGCACCGAGGTCACCCCGGAGACCGGCGTCGAGGAGCTGCGCAAGCTGGCCTCCGAGCACGGCATCCCCTTCGAGAAGGAGTGGGGCCACGGCCAGATCGTGCTGGAGATGGTCGAGCGCCTGCTGGAGGAGAACGCCGTCCGGCCGACCTTCATCAAGGACTACCCGACCGAGGTCTCCCCGCTGACCCGCCAGCACCGCTCGATCGCGGGCGTGGCCGAGAAGTGGGACCTGGTGATCTTCGGCACCGAGATCGGCACCGCCTACTCCGAGCTGATCGACCCGGTCGAGCAGCGCGCCCGCCTCACCGCGCAGTCCCTGCTCGCGGCCGGCGGCGACGTCGAGGCGATGCAGATCGACGAGGACTTCCTGCGGGCCCTGGAGTACGCGATGCCGCCCACCGGCGGCCTCGGGCTCGGGGTGGACCGCCTGATCATGCTGCTCACCGGCAAGAACATCCGGGAGACCGTGCTCTTCCCGCTGGTGAAGCCGGAGCCCAAGGCGTCCGCCGGTACGGCGGAGCAGACCGAGGAGGAGTGA
- a CDS encoding type III pantothenate kinase, which yields MLLTIDVGNTQTTLGLFGGEEVVETWRISTDPRRTADELAVLLHGLMGPQGSGTAIADAKVEGLAICSSVPSVLHEFREVARRYYGDVPAVIVEPGVKTGVHVLMDNPKEVGADRIVNALAANHLYGGPCIVVDFGTATTFDAVNARGDYVGGAIAPGIEISVEALGNRGALLRKIELTRPRNVIGKNTVEGMQSGILYGFAGQVDGLVDRMARELSKDPDDVQVIATGGLAPLVLGEAGSLDVHEPWLTLIGLRLVFERNRPS from the coding sequence ATGCTGCTCACCATCGACGTCGGCAACACCCAGACCACCCTCGGCCTGTTCGGCGGTGAGGAGGTGGTCGAGACCTGGCGGATCTCCACCGATCCGCGCCGCACGGCGGACGAGCTGGCGGTGCTGCTGCACGGCCTGATGGGCCCGCAGGGATCGGGGACCGCGATCGCGGACGCGAAGGTCGAGGGCCTGGCGATCTGCTCCTCCGTCCCCTCCGTGCTCCACGAGTTCCGCGAGGTGGCGCGCCGGTACTACGGCGACGTCCCCGCGGTGATCGTGGAGCCGGGGGTGAAGACGGGGGTGCACGTCCTCATGGACAACCCCAAGGAGGTCGGCGCCGACCGGATCGTCAACGCGCTGGCCGCCAACCACCTCTACGGCGGCCCCTGCATCGTGGTCGACTTCGGCACCGCCACCACCTTCGACGCGGTCAACGCCCGCGGCGACTACGTCGGCGGCGCGATCGCCCCCGGCATCGAGATCTCGGTCGAGGCGCTCGGCAACCGCGGCGCCCTGCTGCGCAAGATCGAGCTGACCCGCCCGCGCAACGTGATCGGCAAGAACACCGTCGAGGGCATGCAGTCCGGCATCCTCTACGGCTTCGCCGGGCAGGTCGACGGGCTGGTCGACCGGATGGCCCGGGAGCTGTCCAAGGACCCCGACGACGTCCAGGTGATCGCCACCGGCGGGCTGGCCCCGCTCGTCCTCGGCGAGGCCGGCTCCCTCGACGTCCACGAGCCCTGGCTCACCCTCATCGGCCTGCGCCTGGTCTTCGAACGCAACCGCCCGAGCTGA
- the nadC gene encoding carboxylating nicotinate-nucleotide diphosphorylase, with the protein MTDATDVTHLHEHEHDELPLAGGCGDGCACGDGEGYETGLDPQLAELLEEAGLDPVEVEDIATLALAEDLAGGEDVTSVATVPADAVATADFTAREAGVVAGLRIAEAVVSLVCEEEFEVERHVQDGDRVEAGQVLLSVRSRTRDLLTAERSALNLLCHLSGIATATRAWADALEGTDAVVRDTRKTTPGLRALEKFAVRCGGGANHRMALSDAALVKDNHVVAAGGVAEAFRAVRAAYPELPVEVEVDTLEQIPPVLEAGAELILLDNFTVPQLREAVALVAGRAELEASGGLTLATAREVAQTGVQYLAVGALTHSSPILDIGLDLRA; encoded by the coding sequence ATGACCGACGCGACCGACGTGACCCACCTGCACGAGCACGAGCACGACGAGCTCCCGCTGGCCGGCGGCTGCGGCGACGGCTGCGCCTGCGGGGACGGCGAGGGCTACGAGACCGGCCTGGACCCCCAGCTCGCCGAGCTGCTGGAGGAGGCCGGGCTCGACCCGGTCGAGGTCGAGGACATCGCGACCCTGGCGCTGGCCGAGGACCTGGCCGGCGGCGAGGACGTCACCTCGGTGGCCACCGTGCCGGCCGACGCCGTCGCCACCGCCGACTTCACCGCCCGCGAGGCGGGCGTGGTGGCCGGCCTGCGGATCGCCGAGGCCGTCGTCTCGCTGGTCTGCGAGGAGGAGTTCGAGGTCGAGCGGCACGTCCAGGACGGCGACCGGGTCGAGGCCGGCCAGGTGCTGCTCTCGGTCCGCTCCCGCACCCGGGACCTGCTGACCGCCGAGCGCAGCGCGCTCAACCTGCTCTGCCACCTGTCCGGCATCGCCACCGCCACCCGTGCCTGGGCGGACGCCCTGGAGGGCACCGACGCGGTGGTCCGCGACACCCGCAAGACCACCCCGGGCCTGCGCGCGCTGGAGAAGTTCGCGGTCCGCTGCGGCGGCGGCGCCAACCACCGGATGGCGCTCTCGGACGCGGCCCTGGTCAAGGACAACCACGTGGTCGCGGCCGGCGGCGTCGCCGAGGCCTTCCGGGCCGTCCGGGCCGCCTACCCGGAGCTCCCGGTCGAGGTCGAGGTCGACACCCTGGAGCAGATCCCTCCGGTCCTGGAGGCCGGTGCCGAGCTGATCCTGCTGGACAACTTCACCGTCCCGCAGCTGCGCGAGGCGGTCGCCCTGGTGGCCGGCCGGGCCGAGCTGGAGGCGTCCGGCGGACTCACCCTGGCCACCGCGCGCGAGGTCGCCCAGACTGGTGTCCAGTACCTGGCGGTCGGCGCGCTGACCCACTCCTCGCCGATCCTGGACATCGGCCTGGACCTGCGCGCCTGA